A single genomic interval of Chloroflexota bacterium harbors:
- the rimI gene encoding ribosomal protein S18-alanine N-acetyltransferase: MLSPSLDLPYVVRPMSLQDIPEVMEIERRVFPAPWPARAYEYELKHNPSSCYLVVRPVVQAKSHPGFARGPVSHGPLVAYGGFWQMVDEAHICTLAVHPDWRGRGLGELTLVKLLEQATERGAEVATLEVRVSNLAAQSLYRKYGFATVGLRKAYYSDNNEDALIMTSEPLGSLVFQRRLASLRQALYERLRSTPMPQAVST, from the coding sequence ATGTTATCGCCAAGCCTTGACTTGCCCTACGTAGTGCGGCCAATGAGCCTGCAAGATATACCCGAGGTGATGGAGATCGAACGCCGCGTCTTCCCCGCTCCATGGCCGGCCCGAGCCTACGAATACGAACTGAAGCACAACCCATCGTCGTGTTATTTGGTCGTGCGCCCCGTTGTGCAGGCGAAATCACACCCGGGGTTTGCACGGGGACCGGTAAGCCACGGACCGCTGGTGGCATACGGTGGCTTCTGGCAGATGGTGGATGAGGCACATATCTGCACGTTGGCTGTACACCCCGATTGGCGAGGTCGGGGTCTGGGCGAGTTAACACTGGTGAAACTGCTGGAACAGGCCACCGAACGGGGAGCCGAAGTGGCGACGTTAGAAGTGCGTGTTTCCAACCTGGCAGCCCAGAGCCTGTACCGAAAATACGGTTTCGCCACGGTAGGTCTGCGTAAGGCTTACTACTCGGACAACAACGAGGATGCTTTGATCATGACCAGTGAACCCCTTGGTTCGCTGGTCTTCCAGCGACGTTTGGCTTCTCTGCGCCAAGCATTGTACGAGCGGCTTCGCTCCACCCCGATGCCGCAGGCTGTCTCCACTTAG
- the tsaB gene encoding tRNA (adenosine(37)-N6)-threonylcarbamoyltransferase complex dimerization subunit type 1 TsaB gives MVEPDGLILALDTSTRTAGVALYDGQSVCVEISWHSADHHTVELMPYIASAFERQHITPERLTGVAVAIGPGSFTGLRIGLSVAKGLALSLGIALVGVPTLDIIAYAHRRQPLPICAVIQAGRGRLAVANYATQRRKWERTGEIRLLAPKQLLALIERRTFFCGEIDSTLDRLLRHNLGERAVIADPAESLRRAGYLAELGWLRLQAGERDDLVTLAPIYLHGPEGRDVIAKP, from the coding sequence GTGGTTGAGCCAGATGGACTAATCCTCGCCCTGGACACCTCCACGCGTACGGCGGGAGTCGCCCTCTATGACGGCCAGTCGGTCTGTGTCGAAATCTCCTGGCATTCAGCCGATCATCACACGGTCGAACTAATGCCCTACATTGCCAGTGCTTTCGAGAGGCAACACATTACCCCGGAGAGGCTCACAGGCGTGGCGGTTGCGATTGGCCCAGGGTCGTTCACAGGACTGCGTATCGGTCTCAGTGTGGCCAAGGGGTTGGCGCTATCGCTGGGCATAGCCTTAGTGGGTGTACCGACCCTGGACATCATAGCCTATGCGCATCGCCGACAACCCCTCCCCATCTGCGCGGTGATACAGGCTGGACGAGGGCGACTGGCCGTAGCCAACTACGCCACTCAGCGCAGAAAATGGGAGAGAACGGGCGAGATACGCCTCCTGGCGCCTAAACAACTGCTCGCTTTGATAGAGAGGCGCACCTTTTTTTGCGGCGAGATAGATTCGACATTGGATAGACTTCTCCGCCATAACTTGGGAGAGCGCGCCGTCATTGCAGATCCGGCGGAGAGCCTGCGTCGCGCCGGTTACCTGGCTGAATTAGGTTGGTTGCGCCTGCAGGCAGGGGAGCGGGATGACCTTGTAACATTGGCGCCTATTTACCTGCATGGGCCGGAGGGTAGGGATGTTATCGCCAAGCCTTGA
- the tsaE gene encoding tRNA (adenosine(37)-N6)-threonylcarbamoyltransferase complex ATPase subunit type 1 TsaE — translation MCPILTQRQLECFSGSAEQTRRFGERLGRLLQPGDVVCLEGELGTGKTCMVQGIGRGLGIADPIASPSFIMVSEYRIPESGLFFYHIDLYRLEDKAGVWTLGLEEYLYGQGVCAVEWAEKATSLMPRKRLWITLRHLGEFKRVLTFEARGKRYQTLLKRFREETFGG, via the coding sequence ATGTGCCCCATCCTCACCCAGCGCCAGTTAGAATGCTTCAGTGGCAGCGCTGAGCAGACGCGTCGCTTTGGTGAGCGCCTTGGCCGCCTGCTTCAGCCGGGTGATGTGGTGTGCCTGGAAGGCGAACTAGGCACGGGCAAAACTTGCATGGTGCAAGGAATCGGGCGGGGGTTGGGTATAGCCGACCCTATTGCCAGCCCTTCTTTCATCATGGTGAGTGAGTATCGAATCCCCGAGTCCGGCTTGTTTTTCTACCACATTGACCTTTACCGGTTGGAGGACAAAGCAGGAGTATGGACATTGGGCCTGGAAGAATATCTCTACGGCCAGGGGGTGTGCGCTGTGGAATGGGCTGAGAAGGCAACCAGCCTCATGCCCAGAAAGCGCCTTTGGATTACCCTGCGACATTTGGGAGAATTCAAACGCGTCCTCACCTTCGAGGCTCGAGGAAAGCGATACCAGACCCTGCTCAAGCGATTCCGAGAGGAAACGTTCGGTGGTTGA
- a CDS encoding flavin reductase family protein has protein sequence MKVEIPLSNAHRLINPGTVALVTAAHEGKANVMTAAWLVPLSQRPALVGAAIHPTRFTHDLIAHSGEFTLNIPGRPLAEKVQLCGTISGADTNKFAAAGLTAVEARVVHAPWIAECLAHLECHVVDRVTTGDHSFFVGQIVAAWADEKAFDTYWVLKEEALKPLHHLGGRVYAILEKQLKV, from the coding sequence ATGAAGGTGGAGATCCCTCTCTCAAATGCGCACCGTCTCATCAACCCAGGCACGGTGGCACTGGTAACCGCTGCGCACGAAGGAAAAGCCAACGTGATGACGGCGGCTTGGCTTGTGCCCCTCAGCCAGCGGCCCGCGCTAGTTGGTGCGGCCATTCACCCCACTCGATTCACCCACGACCTTATTGCCCATAGCGGCGAATTCACACTGAATATCCCTGGCCGCCCCCTCGCCGAGAAGGTGCAGTTGTGTGGGACAATTTCGGGCGCAGACACCAACAAGTTCGCCGCCGCTGGATTGACGGCGGTGGAGGCGCGGGTGGTGCACGCACCGTGGATAGCCGAGTGTCTGGCCCACCTGGAATGTCACGTGGTAGATAGGGTAACCACAGGCGACCACTCCTTTTTTGTCGGTCAGATAGTGGCTGCCTGGGCTGATGAAAAGGCATTCGATACTTATTGGGTGCTGAAAGAGGAAGCACTCAAGCCGCTGCATCATCTTGGTGGGCGTGTCTACGCCATCTTAGAGAAACAACTGAAGGTCTAA
- a CDS encoding histidine kinase N-terminal domain-containing protein: MSDKVVCLDQSYAALNETEKQLLHRVREALPILADLSRSDLLLYSALNPDTLLILDQVQPHSIPSIYSHRNVGQTVPAIAVPSITRALCNAVPRSPWQPGLVNGVSMMRQILTVRNNTGRALAALSIETTLLAYERHRRRNRAFQQALRLLQDMVVRGELRGAASLSPFGEHDGILFVDAQRRIQYISGIATNIYRRLGFPWELLHTRIYRLDTVDAALFAEAINRQACIEREVEEHGRVLIRKAIPIFSPDQGPLRNRLRRFLSSPSAETIAGVLITVHDATEARRKEHELKVKTAMIQEIHHRVKNNLQTIASLLRMQSRRLLLPEARDAIEEGVNRILSVAVVHEFLSQREASAISVREIVQRIINQMEAGTLDPAKDIRFVLTGIDVLLPAQQATACALIVNELLQNAAEHGYRNRSGGVVTINIEDDGEFVTIAVQDDGGGLPEEFDLEHSTTLGLHIVQSLVHEDLRGTFCLTREGGTKATMTFPKTPLGGAKSWSDGE; this comes from the coding sequence ATGTCAGACAAAGTCGTCTGTTTGGATCAATCCTACGCTGCGCTAAATGAGACAGAGAAGCAGCTTCTCCATCGGGTACGCGAGGCATTGCCGATTTTGGCGGACTTGAGCCGCTCGGACCTGCTTCTATATTCTGCATTGAATCCAGATACTTTGCTCATCCTTGATCAAGTGCAGCCCCATTCCATTCCCTCCATCTACTCCCATCGCAATGTGGGTCAAACTGTACCGGCAATTGCAGTGCCCAGCATAACCCGTGCTCTTTGTAATGCAGTGCCTCGCTCTCCCTGGCAACCAGGGCTCGTGAATGGCGTTTCGATGATGCGCCAAATACTGACCGTTCGCAATAATACCGGGCGGGCCCTTGCAGCTCTTAGTATCGAGACCACTCTACTGGCTTACGAGCGCCATCGCCGTCGTAATCGCGCTTTTCAGCAGGCCTTGCGGCTGCTTCAAGACATGGTTGTGCGCGGCGAACTCAGAGGCGCAGCCAGCCTATCGCCTTTTGGTGAACACGACGGCATCCTGTTCGTAGATGCACAACGGCGCATACAATACATCAGCGGTATCGCCACCAATATCTATCGCCGGTTGGGATTCCCGTGGGAATTGTTGCACACGAGGATCTATCGCCTGGATACCGTTGATGCGGCTTTATTCGCGGAGGCGATCAATCGTCAAGCCTGTATTGAGAGAGAAGTCGAAGAGCATGGTCGGGTCCTCATCCGTAAGGCCATCCCAATTTTCTCTCCCGATCAAGGTCCCCTTCGGAATCGGCTGCGACGGTTTCTCTCCAGTCCATCTGCAGAGACCATAGCGGGCGTTCTCATCACTGTCCACGATGCTACCGAAGCGCGACGCAAAGAGCATGAATTGAAGGTCAAGACAGCGATGATTCAGGAGATCCACCACCGGGTGAAAAACAATCTCCAAACGATCGCTTCGCTCCTGCGGATGCAATCCCGCCGATTGCTGTTGCCAGAAGCGAGGGACGCCATCGAGGAAGGTGTGAACCGGATCCTGAGTGTGGCTGTGGTACATGAGTTTCTATCGCAGCGAGAGGCCAGCGCAATTAGCGTGCGCGAGATCGTTCAGCGCATCATCAACCAGATGGAGGCAGGCACACTGGATCCAGCCAAAGACATTCGCTTTGTTTTGACGGGGATTGACGTACTCCTGCCAGCCCAACAGGCGACAGCCTGTGCACTTATTGTGAATGAATTACTACAAAACGCAGCCGAACACGGGTATCGGAACCGTAGTGGCGGTGTTGTAACAATCAATATTGAAGACGATGGTGAGTTCGTAACTATAGCCGTCCAGGACGATGGCGGGGGATTACCGGAAGAATTCGACCTGGAACACAGCACTACTCTCGGTCTTCACATCGTGCAAAGTTTGGTGCACGAGGACCTCAGAGGCACTTTCTGTCTAACCCGAGAAGGTGGGACGAAAGCAACGATGACTTTCCCCAAAACACCTTTAGGAGGAGCGAAGAGTTGGAGCGACGGAGAATAG
- a CDS encoding response regulator, whose product MERRRIVIADDESIIRMDLREMLTSMGYLVVGEAVDGQSAVNLARELRPDIVIMDIKMPDLDGIEAARILTQERIAPVLLLTAYSQRELVERAKEAGVAGYLVKPFRENELGPAIEVTLARFDEFRALEREVADLKEALETRKVVERAKGILMDTQGLTEQEAFRRIQKMSMNTRRPMKEIAEAIILARKVESEEPSNTTLPREKPSRS is encoded by the coding sequence TTGGAGCGACGGAGAATAGTGATTGCCGATGATGAATCTATCATCCGCATGGACTTGCGGGAAATGCTCACCTCGATGGGCTATCTCGTTGTGGGCGAGGCAGTGGATGGCCAAAGCGCCGTCAATTTGGCCCGTGAATTGCGCCCGGACATCGTCATTATGGATATAAAGATGCCCGACCTAGACGGCATCGAAGCAGCGCGTATCCTGACGCAAGAGCGAATAGCGCCTGTTTTGTTGCTCACTGCCTACAGCCAGCGGGAATTGGTGGAACGGGCCAAGGAAGCAGGCGTGGCCGGATACCTGGTCAAACCGTTTCGTGAAAACGAACTGGGGCCGGCTATCGAGGTGACATTGGCCCGGTTTGATGAATTTCGTGCTTTAGAAAGAGAGGTTGCGGATCTCAAGGAGGCCCTGGAGACACGCAAGGTGGTAGAGCGGGCTAAAGGTATTTTGATGGACACACAGGGCCTTACGGAACAGGAGGCATTCCGCCGCATTCAGAAAATGAGCATGAACACGCGTCGGCCGATGAAGGAGATCGCCGAGGCCATCATCCTGGCCCGCAAGGTAGAGAGCGAAGAACCCTCAAACACGACCTTGCCGCGAGAGAAACCATCGCGCTCGTGA
- a CDS encoding SIS domain-containing protein, whose amino-acid sequence MSHLQDEIHEQPGVLARFIAEESENVARVATEVRNRGIQYIIIAARGTSDNAATYGKYLFAIVNSLPVALAAPSLYTIYERPPRMERALVMGISQSGESPDIVAVLAEARRQGVPSLALTNIAGSPITQVADYTILCRAGEEHSIAATKTYTAQLTALALFASMLAGDRERVKELESLPAAVEKTLTLEETIASHAQRYRYMNACVVIGRGYNYATAYEIALKIKELTYVMAEPYSPADFMHGPIAIVEHGFPVFIVAPRGRLYDDVLQFARQLHQQGAELINISDGEECLDLATTPFALPVSVPEWLSPITCIVPGQLFALHLTSAKGFDPDHPRGLRKVTKTR is encoded by the coding sequence ATGTCACATCTCCAAGATGAAATCCACGAACAGCCTGGTGTTTTGGCAAGATTCATTGCCGAGGAAAGCGAGAATGTCGCGAGAGTGGCTACAGAGGTGCGCAATCGCGGGATACAGTACATCATCATCGCCGCCCGCGGGACTTCCGACAACGCGGCCACTTACGGCAAATATCTCTTCGCTATTGTGAACAGCTTACCAGTGGCTCTGGCTGCCCCTTCACTTTATACCATCTATGAGCGGCCGCCCCGCATGGAAAGGGCACTGGTGATGGGGATTTCACAATCGGGTGAGTCGCCCGATATCGTTGCGGTGTTAGCCGAGGCTCGACGCCAGGGAGTGCCTTCACTGGCGTTGACCAACATCGCCGGTTCACCCATCACCCAAGTGGCGGACTATACCATCCTTTGCCGCGCCGGGGAAGAGCACAGCATCGCTGCCACCAAGACCTACACTGCCCAACTGACAGCATTGGCGCTTTTCGCTTCGATGCTGGCGGGGGATCGGGAGCGCGTCAAGGAACTCGAGAGCCTGCCCGCAGCAGTTGAGAAGACGCTGACCCTCGAGGAGACGATTGCCAGCCACGCTCAACGTTACCGCTACATGAACGCCTGCGTGGTCATCGGGCGAGGGTATAATTACGCCACTGCGTATGAGATCGCCCTAAAGATTAAGGAATTGACTTACGTGATGGCCGAGCCGTATTCCCCGGCTGACTTTATGCACGGTCCCATCGCCATTGTCGAGCACGGTTTCCCTGTCTTTATCGTAGCGCCTCGTGGTCGTTTGTATGACGATGTTTTGCAGTTTGCTCGGCAACTTCACCAACAGGGGGCTGAGTTGATTAACATCTCTGACGGCGAAGAATGCCTGGATCTGGCAACAACGCCATTTGCTTTGCCGGTGAGCGTGCCAGAGTGGCTCTCTCCCATTACCTGCATTGTGCCCGGACAACTTTTTGCCCTACATCTGACATCGGCGAAGGGCTTCGACCCCGATCACCCGCGCGGTTTACGTAAAGTGACGAAGACGCGATAA
- a CDS encoding HAD family hydrolase produces the protein MSARKALPPRLNEGNKSASRTLDALIFDLDGTLVDTFPLIIASLQHACEVATGRRHSEAEVVTMFGPTEQDILHTAVGPVRYSVAEHAYYDYYERHHAQYVSVYEGIVRLLDQALHHGYRLALFTGKNHRSAWFTIRATGLEKYFPVVITGDDIEFNKPHPQGIWLALRELGVEAKRAAYVGDMPADIEAGHAAGVRTAGALWHSRFRDEVIACKPDYLFDTVAAMGNWLDGAYLRPLLE, from the coding sequence GTGAGTGCTCGAAAGGCACTTCCACCACGACTGAATGAGGGCAATAAGTCCGCTTCACGAACTTTGGACGCCCTCATCTTCGACCTCGATGGTACGCTGGTGGATACCTTTCCACTGATCATTGCCAGTCTCCAGCACGCGTGTGAAGTTGCAACAGGGCGTCGCCACAGTGAGGCAGAGGTAGTCACTATGTTCGGCCCCACTGAACAAGACATCCTTCACACGGCTGTAGGGCCCGTACGGTATTCGGTCGCCGAGCATGCTTACTATGACTATTATGAACGCCATCACGCTCAGTACGTCAGCGTGTATGAAGGGATAGTCCGTCTGTTAGACCAAGCACTGCACCACGGCTACCGGCTTGCACTTTTCACGGGCAAAAATCATCGCAGTGCTTGGTTCACCATCCGTGCTACTGGATTGGAGAAATATTTTCCCGTGGTCATCACTGGCGATGACATAGAGTTCAACAAGCCTCATCCCCAGGGCATCTGGTTGGCGCTACGGGAACTAGGTGTAGAAGCCAAGCGAGCCGCCTATGTGGGCGACATGCCAGCGGACATAGAGGCAGGTCATGCAGCCGGGGTGCGCACTGCTGGGGCGCTGTGGCATTCGCGCTTCCGCGATGAAGTTATAGCCTGCAAGCCAGATTACCTGTTCGATACCGTCGCCGCTATGGGCAATTGGCTGGACGGCGCGTACCTGCGACCGCTCCTCGAGTAG
- a CDS encoding HAD-IB family phosphatase: MKVIVLSDFDGTLATVDVTESIYQRFGGPGQRKYTEQWLRGEISTQQEYEGSFATIKARPEEIGSFVATLSLDPAFPEFLTLLKKKGYKFCIVSEGLRWYIEILLRKSGLQGLDIIAGDVRYENGRYIFDFPYANPNCQTCGGLCATCKRDIVLDFKARGYAVVFIGDGRNDRYVADVADAVLGKEILAKYCEREGIPYFRYDGFVDIIRLWPEVEQRLKELESECSKGTSTTTE, translated from the coding sequence TTGAAAGTTATTGTCCTCAGTGATTTCGATGGTACGCTCGCAACTGTAGACGTTACTGAATCCATCTACCAACGATTTGGCGGCCCTGGGCAGAGAAAATACACCGAACAGTGGCTGCGCGGCGAGATCTCGACGCAGCAGGAGTACGAGGGGTCCTTTGCCACGATCAAAGCCAGGCCAGAGGAAATTGGGTCATTCGTGGCCACCTTGTCCCTAGATCCAGCATTCCCAGAGTTTCTCACACTGCTCAAGAAGAAAGGCTACAAGTTCTGCATCGTCAGCGAGGGCCTTCGCTGGTACATTGAGATTCTTCTACGCAAAAGTGGTCTCCAAGGCCTGGACATCATCGCAGGGGATGTGCGCTATGAGAACGGCCGCTATATCTTTGATTTCCCCTATGCGAACCCCAATTGCCAGACCTGTGGTGGACTGTGCGCGACCTGCAAGCGCGACATCGTCCTCGATTTCAAGGCGCGAGGGTATGCCGTCGTTTTCATCGGCGATGGACGCAATGACCGGTACGTCGCGGACGTGGCAGACGCGGTTCTAGGCAAGGAAATACTAGCGAAGTACTGCGAAAGAGAAGGAATACCCTATTTTCGTTACGATGGTTTCGTCGATATCATTCGCCTGTGGCCTGAAGTGGAACAGCGTCTGAAGGAGTTGGAAAGTGAGTGCTCGAAAGGCACTTCCACCACGACTGAATGA
- the nagA gene encoding N-acetylglucosamine-6-phosphate deacetylase has translation MKYIRGEIYTATEHLLDGAVIVAEGHIRAVGLAVDITVPFGAEIIRLAEGERLIPGLIDIHVNGGGGYCFARRDTFLTELESYARWLPRGATTGFLLSIAAPTHEELAALGDIVGAAAVRGTSGARVLGVHMEGPFLNPQRKGAFSPDWLRPPDVEEAEEYLAACHGQLKVITIAPDLTGSDLVAQRLHAAGVVVALGHTNASFEVAQAALQGDFTHVTHAFNAMRGFQHRDPGTVGAVLTSERVTAELIPDGVHVHPGAMQLLLRCLGTDRVILVTDAMAAAGLGDGEYSLFGQTVRVRQGKATLSDGTIAGSVLTMNQAVCNVAAWLNVPFGEAVKMASLNPARVLGLADRLGSIAVGKQADLAVLDAAGETVWTMVRGEFVYQREGGV, from the coding sequence GTGAAGTATATTCGCGGTGAAATCTATACTGCCACCGAGCATCTCCTCGATGGCGCGGTGATCGTGGCTGAGGGACACATCCGTGCGGTGGGCCTGGCAGTGGATATAACTGTCCCCTTCGGGGCAGAGATCATTCGCCTGGCGGAAGGTGAACGCCTGATACCCGGGTTGATTGACATCCATGTCAACGGCGGTGGTGGTTACTGTTTTGCCCGCCGCGATACATTTCTCACCGAACTAGAAAGTTATGCCCGCTGGTTGCCTCGTGGAGCAACCACGGGGTTTCTCCTGTCCATCGCCGCGCCCACCCATGAAGAATTGGCTGCCCTTGGCGACATCGTAGGCGCAGCAGCAGTGCGCGGCACGTCCGGCGCGCGAGTCCTAGGGGTGCACATGGAAGGGCCCTTCCTCAACCCCCAGCGCAAAGGCGCTTTCTCTCCCGATTGGCTGCGCCCTCCAGACGTCGAGGAAGCCGAAGAGTACTTAGCCGCATGTCACGGACAACTTAAGGTGATCACGATTGCCCCCGATCTGACAGGTAGCGACCTGGTCGCACAACGGCTACACGCAGCAGGGGTTGTGGTGGCACTAGGCCATACCAATGCCTCCTTTGAGGTAGCGCAGGCGGCGTTGCAAGGCGATTTCACTCATGTAACGCATGCTTTCAACGCGATGCGCGGCTTCCAGCACCGCGACCCCGGCACCGTGGGAGCGGTACTTACCTCTGAGCGAGTAACAGCGGAACTTATTCCCGATGGCGTGCACGTCCACCCCGGCGCGATGCAACTGCTTCTGCGCTGCCTGGGCACCGACCGCGTGATATTGGTCACAGATGCCATGGCCGCCGCGGGGTTGGGCGACGGCGAATATTCACTGTTCGGCCAGACCGTTCGGGTTCGGCAGGGCAAGGCTACGCTCTCCGATGGCACCATTGCTGGCAGCGTCCTAACGATGAACCAGGCAGTGTGCAACGTCGCAGCGTGGCTGAATGTGCCCTTCGGTGAGGCGGTAAAGATGGCCTCTCTGAACCCAGCGCGAGTGCTGGGTTTGGCAGATCGGCTGGGCAGCATTGCCGTGGGCAAGCAAGCCGACCTCGCCGTGTTGGATGCGGCAGGTGAGACGGTGTGGACGATGGTGAGAGGGGAGTTCGTTTATCAAAGGGAGGGCGGAGTCTAG
- a CDS encoding PTS glucose transporter subunit IIA gives MIPIEEVPDPVFSQKMVGDGLAVVPTEGVAVAPIDGVVAVIVGGGHALAMTGPEGTEIIVHAGLETVRLRGEGFTKLVEAGTPVKAGQQLLRFDIGLIKERGHALASPVVVSNIPEGWQLVKTKAKRVRAGIDTLLTLRRA, from the coding sequence GTGATACCTATCGAAGAGGTGCCTGATCCAGTTTTTTCACAAAAGATGGTTGGAGATGGCTTGGCGGTTGTACCAACGGAGGGCGTGGCCGTCGCGCCCATCGATGGGGTGGTAGCAGTCATCGTAGGCGGGGGCCACGCCCTCGCCATGACTGGACCAGAGGGCACGGAAATCATTGTGCACGCTGGTCTGGAGACGGTTCGGCTGAGAGGTGAGGGGTTTACGAAACTGGTCGAGGCGGGCACCCCAGTTAAGGCAGGCCAACAACTGCTGCGCTTCGACATTGGGTTGATCAAAGAACGCGGTCATGCGTTGGCTTCGCCGGTCGTGGTGAGCAATATACCAGAGGGTTGGCAATTAGTGAAGACCAAAGCGAAACGGGTAAGGGCCGGTATAGATACGTTGCTCACACTAAGAAGGGCTTAG
- a CDS encoding PTS glucose/sucrose transporter subunit IIB — protein MREKALKILEALGGKDNITYIDGCITRIRATVKDPSLVDERKLKAAGAIGGILKMGTGIQVVVGTYAEIIATEISKIMKEG, from the coding sequence ATGCGAGAGAAAGCACTGAAGATCCTCGAAGCCTTAGGGGGCAAAGACAATATTACTTACATCGATGGTTGCATCACTCGAATTCGTGCGACGGTTAAAGACCCCTCACTGGTGGATGAGCGCAAATTGAAAGCGGCAGGCGCCATAGGTGGCATTCTCAAGATGGGCACCGGCATTCAAGTAGTAGTGGGCACCTATGCAGAAATCATCGCCACTGAGATCAGCAAGATCATGAAAGAGGGATGA
- a CDS encoding PTS transporter subunit EIIC, which translates to MFATLQKIGRSLMLPIAVLPAAGILLRFGQPDLLNIPWLADAGGAIFGNLPLLFAIGVAIGFSEGAGVAGLAGAVGYWVMTKVATDINPTINMGVLAGIIMGLLGAFLYNRYHTQVLPEFLAFFGGRRFVPIITAFAAVVLGLVFGVIWPPIQNVIAVIGRWSNGQPIAGGFVFGLQNRLLIPFGLHHVGNSLIWFQLPGPTPFYDASGKEIFGDLNRFFAGDRSAGLFMTGWFPIMMFALPAACLAMWKTAKGEGRKVAAGVLWSAALTSFVTGITEPVEFSFMFVAPVLYVLHATLSGLSLAICNLLNIHCGFTFSAGVIDYLLNWGISVNPILVIPVGLVFGVVYYFLFVNIIERMDLPTPGREKVEAGEV; encoded by the coding sequence ATGTTTGCTACTCTTCAGAAAATTGGTCGCTCTTTGATGCTTCCCATCGCTGTGCTCCCCGCAGCCGGTATCCTGCTCCGCTTCGGTCAGCCGGACCTTCTGAACATTCCCTGGCTGGCGGATGCGGGTGGGGCCATATTTGGCAACCTGCCATTGCTATTCGCCATCGGCGTGGCCATCGGCTTTTCCGAGGGCGCTGGTGTGGCAGGTTTGGCCGGCGCAGTCGGCTACTGGGTGATGACCAAGGTGGCCACCGACATCAACCCTACTATTAATATGGGTGTGCTCGCCGGCATCATCATGGGTTTGCTGGGTGCTTTCCTTTATAACCGCTACCACACCCAAGTGCTGCCGGAGTTCCTGGCCTTCTTCGGTGGCAGGCGCTTCGTTCCTATCATCACTGCCTTTGCCGCCGTGGTCCTAGGCCTGGTCTTCGGCGTGATCTGGCCGCCAATTCAGAACGTCATCGCCGTCATCGGCCGCTGGTCAAATGGACAGCCTATTGCCGGTGGTTTTGTCTTCGGTTTGCAGAATCGCCTGCTGATCCCATTCGGTCTGCACCACGTCGGCAATAGCCTGATCTGGTTCCAGTTACCCGGGCCCACACCATTCTATGATGCCAGCGGCAAGGAGATCTTCGGCGACCTCAACCGCTTCTTCGCCGGAGATAGAAGCGCGGGCCTGTTCATGACCGGCTGGTTCCCGATCATGATGTTCGCCTTACCGGCCGCCTGCCTGGCTATGTGGAAAACCGCCAAGGGCGAGGGCCGCAAGGTAGCCGCTGGTGTTCTATGGAGCGCAGCTCTCACCAGTTTTGTCACCGGCATCACGGAACCAGTCGAATTCTCCTTCATGTTCGTAGCGCCCGTGCTCTACGTTCTGCACGCTACTCTCTCCGGCCTATCGCTGGCCATTTGCAACCTGCTCAACATCCATTGCGGCTTCACTTTCTCCGCGGGCGTCATTGACTACCTTCTGAACTGGGGCATCTCGGTCAATCCCATTCTCGTCATCCCCGTGGGCCTGGTGTTCGGCGTGGTCTATTACTTCCTGTTCGTCAACATCATCGAGAGAATGGACCTGCCTACCCCCGGCCGCGAGAAGGTAGAAGCGGGTGAGGTGTAA